A window of Ruminococcus champanellensis 18P13 = JCM 17042 contains these coding sequences:
- a CDS encoding glycosyltransferase family 8 protein, whose product MEAIQPSFAPVNICYACSDSYTPYLGVSLYSLLRNANPKRLYDILVLHREIQASNRVMIRRIARRYPNVKLRFVNLNRYDEALRSDLGSYYTIETNYRLFLLSELFASYRRMIYLDTDTVVTGDISRLFDIPLEGCALGAAPDVGVQILKHTKRAVFCGNMPYNITDYVKQVLHLPGTDGYFNAGVLLLDLAACRELVTFEQVCRTLHSNQLYYNDQDVLNILFHEHVKLLDVSWNYTNNIAMERRDPERQALVAPYLRDNYSVVHYISANKPWNAEVPLGELYHKYQNEKEAYENGKK is encoded by the coding sequence ATGGAAGCGATTCAACCATCTTTTGCGCCGGTGAATATCTGCTACGCATGCAGCGATAGCTACACACCCTATCTGGGGGTCAGCCTGTATTCTCTGCTGCGCAACGCAAACCCCAAGCGGCTGTACGATATTCTGGTTCTCCACCGGGAGATTCAGGCGTCCAACCGGGTCATGATTCGGCGGATTGCCCGCCGGTATCCGAATGTGAAGCTTCGGTTTGTGAATCTCAATCGGTATGACGAAGCGCTGCGTTCTGACCTGGGTAGCTATTACACCATTGAAACCAATTACCGTCTCTTTCTGCTTTCGGAGCTGTTTGCATCCTATCGGCGTATGATCTACCTGGATACGGACACGGTGGTTACCGGGGATATTTCCAGGCTGTTTGACATTCCTCTGGAGGGTTGTGCGCTGGGTGCGGCGCCGGATGTGGGCGTGCAGATCTTAAAGCATACCAAGCGGGCGGTGTTCTGCGGCAATATGCCCTACAATATCACGGATTATGTCAAGCAGGTGCTGCATCTGCCCGGGACGGACGGATATTTCAACGCAGGGGTGCTGCTGCTGGATCTTGCCGCATGCCGGGAGCTTGTGACCTTTGAACAGGTTTGCCGGACTTTGCACAGCAATCAGTTATACTATAATGACCAGGATGTGCTGAACATTCTGTTTCATGAGCATGTAAAGCTGCTGGATGTGTCCTGGAACTACACCAATAACATAGCCATGGAGCGAAGGGATCCGGAACGACAGGCGCTTGTTGCGCCCTATCTGCGGGATAACTACTCGGTCGTACATTACATCAGTGCGAACAAACCCTGGAATGCTGAAGTTCCCTTGGGGGAGCTTTATCATAAATATCAAAATGAAAAGGAAGCGTATGAGAATGGAAAAAAATAA